A window of the Procambarus clarkii isolate CNS0578487 chromosome 79, FALCON_Pclarkii_2.0, whole genome shotgun sequence genome harbors these coding sequences:
- the LOC123764528 gene encoding uncharacterized protein isoform X1 — protein sequence MRSTVVMLVFLVGSCCADWPAKKVYAGSRSSASAQAQAQAAASASSFSSSSAFSSAGSSGSGHGSSGGFGTKGGFGAGGSGSLGSSGGFGSGGSGSHGSSGSFGFGGSGSKGSHGSGSIGLLVSSGTGGLGSSGGFGAGGSGGGFGAGGSGGFGSAGGFGAGGSGSHGSKVSFGSGGSGGFGSSGGFGSGGSGTHVTKVSFTSGGAGGSGSHGSAGGFGAGGSGSHGSAGGFGAGGAGGFGSAGGFGAGGAGGFGSGGSGSHGSKVSFGSGGSGSHGSAGGFGSGGAGGFGSAGGFGAGGSGSHGSAGGFGSGGAGTKVTKVSFTSGGAGGSGSHGSAGGFGAGGAGGFGSGGAGSHGSGFGSGGAGSLGSAGGFGSGTQVTKVSFTSGGAGGSGSPGSAGGFGAGGAGSFGAGGSGGHGSKVSFGSGGSGSLGSAGGFGAGGSGGFGSAGGFGAGGSGGHGSKVSFGSGGSGSLGSSGGFGAGGSGGLGSAGGFGAGGSGGFGSAGGFGAGGSGGHGSKVSFGSGGSGSLGSSGGFGAGGSGGFGSAGGFGSGGSGSLGSSGGFGAGGSGGFGSAGSFGSSSAGSHASSGAFSSSSSSSHAGSSSSASSHAGSSASAQGSSGLPGGCSSCSGGYNKKW from the exons A TGCGATCAACGGTtgtaatgttggtgttcctggtgGGTTCCTGCTGCGCAGACTGGCCGGCCAAGAAGGTGTACGCTGGATCCAGGTCGTCTGCGTCTGCCCAGGCCCAAGCCCAGGCAGCAGCCTCTGCCTCCAGCTTCTCGTCATCGTCTGCTTTCAGCTCTGCTGGCTCCTCAGG ATCTGGTCATGGATCCTCCGGAGGCTTCGGAACCAAAGGAGGCTTTGGTGCTGGTGGTTCTGGAAGCCTAGGATCTTCAGGAGGCTTTGGTTCTGGTGGTTCTGGAAGCCATGGTTCTTCGGGTAGTTTTGGCTTCGGTGGCTCTGGGTCGAAAGGTAGTCACGGTTCTGGATCCATAGGCCTCTTAGTTTCTAGTGGTACCGGAGGATTGGGTTCTTCAGGCGGCTTCGGAGCTGGTGGTTCAGGTGGTGGCTTTGGGGCAGGTGGTTCCGGAGGCTTTGGATCTGCAGGTGGTTTTGGTGCTGGTGGTTCAGGAAGTCATGGATCTAAAGTGAGCTTCGGTTCAGGGGGTTCTGGAGGCTTTGGATCTTCAGGAGGCTTTGGTTCTGGTGGTTCTGGAACCCATGTGACTAAAGTTAGTTTCACTTCAGGTGGCGCTGGCGGTTCAGGAAGCCATGGATCAGCAGGAGGCTTCGGTGCTGGTGGTTCTGGAAGCCATGGATCTGCCGGTGGCTTTGGAGCAGGCGGTGCTGGAGGCTTTGGATCAGCAGGAGGCTTCGGTGCTGGTGGTGCAGGAGGCTTTGGTTCTGGTGGTTCTGGAAGCCATGGGTCTAAAGTGAGCTTCGGTTCAGGGGGTTCTGGAAGCCATGGATCTGCTGGCGGCTTTGGTTCTGGTGGTGCTGGAGGCTTTGGATCAGCAGGAGGCTTTGGTGCTGGTGGATCAGGAAGCCATGGATCCGCAGGTGGCTTTGGTTCTGGTGGTGCTGGAACAAAGGTGACTAAAGTTAGTTTCACTTCAGGTGGCGCTGGGGGTTCTGGAAGCCATGGATCTGCCGGTGGCTTTGGAGCAGGCGGTGCTGGAGGCTTTGGTTCAGGTGGTGCTGGAAGCCATGGATCTGGCTTCGGTTCAGGTGGTGCTGGAAGCCTAGGATCTGCTGGTGGCTTTGGTTCTGGAACCCAGGTGACTAAAGTTAGTTTCACTTCAGGTGGCGCTGGTGGTTCTGGAAGCCCTGGATCAGCAGGTGGTTTCGGTGCTGGCGGTGCTGGAAGCTTCGGTGCTGGCGGTTCTGGAGGCCATGGGTCTAAAGTGAGCTTCGGTTCTGGTGGTTCTGGAAGTCTTGGATCAGCCGGTGGCTTCGGTGCTGGTGGTTCAGGAGGCTTTGGATCTGCTGGTGGCTTTGGAGCTGGCGGTTCTGGAGGCCATGGGTCTAAAGTGAGCTTCGGTTCAGGTGGTTCTGGAAGCCTAGGATCTTCAGGAGGCTTCGGTGCTGGCGGTTCCGGAGGCCTTGGATCAGCCGGTGGCTTCGGTGCTGGTGGTTCAGGAGGCTTTGGATCTGCTGGTGGCTTTGGAGCTGGCGGTTCTGGAGGCCATGGGTCTAAAGTGAGCTTCGGTTCAGGTGGTTCTGGAAGCCTAGGATCCTCAGGAGGCTTCGGTGCTGGCGGTTCCGGAGGCTTTGGATCTGCTGGTGGCTTTGGTTCTGGTGGTTCTGGAAGCCTAGGATCTTCAGGAGGCTTCGGTGCTGGTGGTTCCGGAGGCTTTGGATCTGCTGGTAGCTTTGGTTCCAGCAGTGCCGGAAGCCACGCCTCATCTGGAGCCTTTAGCTCCAGTAGCTCCAGCAGCCATGCTGGAAGTTCCAGCAGTGCTAGCAGTCATGCTGGAAGCTCGGCTTCGGCCCAAGGGTCCTCAG GGCTCCCTGGCGGGTGTTCCTCGTGTTCCGGAGGCTACAACAAGAAGTGGTAA
- the LOC123764528 gene encoding uncharacterized protein isoform X2: MRSTVVMLVFLVGSCCADWPAKKVYAGSRSSASAQAQAQAAASASSFSSSSAFSSAGSSGSGHGSSGGFGTKGGFGAGGSGSLGSSGGFGSGGSGSHGSSGSFGFGGSGSKGSHGSGSIGLLVSSGTGGLGSSGGFGAGGSGGGFGAGGSGGFGSAGGFGAGGSGSHGSKVSFGSGGSGGFGSSGGFGSGGSGTHVTKVSFTSGGAGGSGSHGSAGGFGAGGSGSHGSAGGFGAGGAGGFGSAGGFGAGGAGGFGSGGSGSHGSKVSFGSGGSGSHGSAGGFGSGGAGGFGSAGGFGAGGSGSHGSAGGFGSGGAGTKVTKVSFTSGGAGGSGSHGSAGGFGAGGAGGFGSGGAGSHGSGFGSGGAGSLGSAGGFGSGTQVTKVSFTSGGAGGSGSPGSAGGFGAGGAGSFGAGGSGGHGSKVSFGSGGSGSLGSAGGFGAGGSGGFGSAGGFGAGGSGGHGSKVSFGSGGSGSLGSSGGFGAGGSGGLGSAGGFGAGGSGGFGSAGGFGAGGSGGHGSKVSFGSGGSGSLGSSGGFGAGGSGGFGSAGSFGSSSAGSHASSGAFSSSSSSSHAGSSSSASSHAGSSASAQGSSGLPGGCSSCSGGYNKKW; this comes from the exons A TGCGATCAACGGTtgtaatgttggtgttcctggtgGGTTCCTGCTGCGCAGACTGGCCGGCCAAGAAGGTGTACGCTGGATCCAGGTCGTCTGCGTCTGCCCAGGCCCAAGCCCAGGCAGCAGCCTCTGCCTCCAGCTTCTCGTCATCGTCTGCTTTCAGCTCTGCTGGCTCCTCAGG ATCTGGTCATGGATCCTCCGGAGGCTTCGGAACCAAAGGAGGCTTTGGTGCTGGTGGTTCTGGAAGCCTAGGATCTTCAGGAGGCTTTGGTTCTGGTGGTTCTGGAAGCCATGGTTCTTCGGGTAGTTTTGGCTTCGGTGGCTCTGGGTCGAAAGGTAGTCACGGTTCTGGATCCATAGGCCTCTTAGTTTCTAGTGGTACCGGAGGATTGGGTTCTTCAGGCGGCTTCGGAGCTGGTGGTTCAGGTGGTGGCTTTGGGGCAGGTGGTTCCGGAGGCTTTGGATCTGCAGGTGGTTTTGGTGCTGGTGGTTCAGGAAGTCATGGATCTAAAGTGAGCTTCGGTTCAGGGGGTTCTGGAGGCTTTGGATCTTCAGGAGGCTTTGGTTCTGGTGGTTCTGGAACCCATGTGACTAAAGTTAGTTTCACTTCAGGTGGCGCTGGCGGTTCAGGAAGCCATGGATCAGCAGGAGGCTTCGGTGCTGGTGGTTCTGGAAGCCATGGATCTGCCGGTGGCTTTGGAGCAGGCGGTGCTGGAGGCTTTGGATCAGCAGGAGGCTTCGGTGCTGGTGGTGCAGGAGGCTTTGGTTCTGGTGGTTCTGGAAGCCATGGGTCTAAAGTGAGCTTCGGTTCAGGGGGTTCTGGAAGCCATGGATCTGCTGGCGGCTTTGGTTCTGGTGGTGCTGGAGGCTTTGGATCAGCAGGAGGCTTTGGTGCTGGTGGATCAGGAAGCCATGGATCCGCAGGTGGCTTTGGTTCTGGTGGTGCTGGAACAAAGGTGACTAAAGTTAGTTTCACTTCAGGTGGCGCTGGGGGTTCTGGAAGCCATGGATCTGCCGGTGGCTTTGGAGCAGGCGGTGCTGGAGGCTTTGGTTCAGGTGGTGCTGGAAGCCATGGATCTGGCTTCGGTTCAGGTGGTGCTGGAAGCCTAGGATCTGCTGGTGGCTTTGGTTCTGGAACCCAGGTGACTAAAGTTAGTTTCACTTCAGGTGGCGCTGGTGGTTCTGGAAGCCCTGGATCAGCAGGTGGTTTCGGTGCTGGCGGTGCTGGAAGCTTCGGTGCTGGCGGTTCTGGAGGCCATGGGTCTAAAGTGAGCTTCGGTTCTGGTGGTTCTGGAAGTCTTGGATCAGCCGGTGGCTTCGGTGCTGGTGGTTCAGGAGGCTTTGGATCTGCTGGTGGCTTTGGAGCTGGCGGTTCTGGAGGCCATGGGTCTAAAGTGAGCTTCGGTTCAGGTGGTTCTGGAAGCCTAGGATCTTCAGGAGGCTTCGGTGCTGGCGGTTCCGGAGGCCTTGGATCAGCCGGTGGCTTCGGTGCTGGTGGTTCAGGAGGCTTTGGATCTGCTGGTGGCTTTGGAGCTGGCGGTTCTGGAGGCCATGGGTCTAAAGTGAGCTTCGGTTCAGGTGGTTCTGGAAGCCTAGGATCCTCAGGAGGCTTCGGTGCTGGCGGTTCCGGAG GCTTTGGATCTGCTGGTAGCTTTGGTTCCAGCAGTGCCGGAAGCCACGCCTCATCTGGAGCCTTTAGCTCCAGTAGCTCCAGCAGCCATGCTGGAAGTTCCAGCAGTGCTAGCAGTCATGCTGGAAGCTCGGCTTCGGCCCAAGGGTCCTCAG GGCTCCCTGGCGGGTGTTCCTCGTGTTCCGGAGGCTACAACAAGAAGTGGTAA